TGTCGAGCCGGACGGGCCTGGGGTCTCCGGCGCGGAGCGCACGAGCCCAACTCCCACCCGAGACGTGGATCTCCCGGACGCACTCCAGCGGATGGGTTTCGAGCAGGAGTTCTGGTGGCAGGCCGGTGTTGATCGCCTGGGTCCACACGTTGTGGATGTCGAGCACCAGGAAGCCGCCGGTGGGGGTCAGGATGGCATCGAGAAACGCACCCTGGTGGAGGGCATCGGAGGGCGCGAGTGTGTTGGCCAGCACCTCGAGGCCCACGGGACCGCCGGTGGCGGCGCGGAGCCTCCCGAGTCGGTCCCGGCCGATGTCCACGGCGGCGGCGCAATACGGCAGGGGCAGCATGGTGCTGCGGGTGAACGGCCCCGCGGCGGTGAAGCCGAAGTGCTCGGAGACGTGGCGGTAGGGTCTCTGGCGGCACTCCTGGGCGAGGCGCTCGAGCCATGCGTCCTGCCGTGGCTGCCAGTCGGCGGTCAGCACCGACAACCACACGCCGTGCCCGTACAGGGCTCCCTCCTCCGCATAGAGGTCGAGCATGCGCTCGGTCCAGTGGGGGGGCGGAGTCCTGGCCGAGAATCCCCAGGAGTCATCGATGTCCCACTCGAGCGCGGTGACCAGGCCTTCGGCGAAGAGGGGCCGTGCCGCCTCGCGGAAGGCGTCGTCGGTCAA
Above is a window of Cystobacter fuscus DNA encoding:
- a CDS encoding DUF692 family multinuclear iron-containing protein; this encodes MPPRVGLNLLTDDAFREAARPLFAEGLVTALEWDIDDSWGFSARTPPPHWTERMLDLYAEEGALYGHGVWLSVLTADWQPRQDAWLERLAQECRQRPYRHVSEHFGFTAAGPFTRSTMLPLPYCAAAVDIGRDRLGRLRAATGGPVGLEVLANTLAPSDALHQGAFLDAILTPTGGFLVLDIHNVWTQAINTGLPPELLLETHPLECVREIHVSGGSWARALRAGDPRPVRLDSHDGPLLPPVLSLLRRALDLCPHCEVVIVERRSETLESRAVRDEWRAQYRAVVEVVTEASATPVSPVRDASTTPLPDPLDVEELALYQRELVTALVEESESRVILSRLSQGIAGARLAPYLETFDPRMVELLAVLASRWSALDPAQDTRGGAHEERR